The Virgibacillus siamensis sequence GTTGAGTGCCAATGAAATGGAATAAAACTAAATGGCTGATAAGTATGATAGTTTTTTTGGTTGCAATTAGTGGAATTTTCATCAATCAGAGCAAAGTGGTTGCTGCGGGAAAACTTGATGCTTTATATATTCAAATCGGTGATGCCATGATGAATGCAAAAGATATGAATTGGCAAGCCGTTGATCAGAATATTACCTCTTTCAGTAATCTATGGAAAAATACCAATAAAAAAAATCATGCTACGGCAGATGATGTAACGAAACAACTCGAAATCATTACCGCGAATCTGGAAAATAAAGAAAAGAGTGCGAAAAAAATCAGAGCGCATCTTTCCGCACTTTCCCAATCACTGAATGCGTTCAAAAACAAAACCAAACCAGCCGGAGACAAAGGTCAGCATAAATCTATTAAACAACTGCTCCCCTACCTTGATACGATAGAAAAACATGTTAAATCCGGGGAAATGACGAAAGCTGCGAAAGGGTACGATGAGTTTGTAACAGCATGGACAGAAAAAGAAGTAATTGTGCGTAACGAAAGCATTACATCATATGGTGCCATTGAAACCCAAATGGGCTTTTTACGAATAGCCTTATCCCAGGAACCACCAGATATAAAAGGTGCGAAAGAAGGAATTACTAAATTACGAACAGCCATTCAAGACTTTTTAAAAGGAAAACGTGCGGCAGGTACCGGAGATCAGAAACATTCTTTAACTGATGCGGTACAATTGTTAAACGATTCTGCCGGTGCAATGGCGGATGGAAAAAGTGAAAAATCTGCTGATTATCTTAAGCAACTGCTCGTCATCTGGCCGTCAGTTGAAGGTAAAGTACGCACATCAGACCCGGCTTTGTACAGTGAAATTGAAAATAATGTTCCAAAAACAATCAGTATCCTGAAATCGGAAAATGCGGACCTGGAAAAGGCTGAAGGAATTATTACGGATCTGGAAAAACGACTGCAATTAATTACCGGGGACACCGAATATACTTTTGTCGATGCCCTGCTTATCTTATTCCGGGAAGGTATGGAAGCTATATTGATTATTGCCGGGCTGTTGGCCTTCCTGAAAAAAACAAACAATGAACGAAAAAAAGGATGGATTTGGGGCGGTGCTTCAGCAGGGTTAATTGCCAGTGCCATGATGGCCATCTGTATTAACCTTTTTTTCTCCAATGTCACAGCTGCAGCCAGCCGTGAATATTTGGAAGGCATAATCGGTTTGACAGCTGTTTTCATGATGCTGACTGTTGGGGTCTGGCTGCACAAGAAGACGAATATCAATCACTGGAACCAGTACATTGAACAAACGATGTGTAAAGCGTTAGCCAAGGGAAGTCTTGTTTCCATTGCTGTGTTGAGCTTTTTATCCATTTTCCGTGAAGGTGCCGAGACAATCATATTTTACGCCGGAATGGCCCCTTCCATTAAGTTGAGTCAACTGATACTGGGAATTGGAATAGCACTGGTTATTTTGTTTATTCTTGGATTTTTCATTATCCGTTACAGTGCAAAAATTCCTGTTCGGAAATTTTTCCTTGTAGCAACAGTGCTGATTTATTTCCTTGCATTCAAGATGGTCGGTGTAAGCATTCACGCACTGCAGGTAGCCAATTCATTGCCGATTCATTATATACAACAGATTCCTTTTTTTGAATTTATCGGCCTGTATCCAACAGTAGAAACAATTGTGCCACAGATGATCCTGCTACTCGCCATCGCCGGAACAGCCCTTTACGTACGCCGAAGCGGCAACCTGAAAGCCGCAAACGCAATATCTTCAACATAATTCGGGAAAATGCGGGTGGCGCTTTGCACCAACCGCATTTTTTCCATTTAAAAGGACCCGCCTGTCAATCTTAGGCGGGTCCTTTTTGTTTTTAGCGCGCCCAGAGGGATTCGAACCCCCGGCGCCTGGTACCGGAAACCAGTGCTCTATCCAGCTGAGCTATGGGCGCAAATTCAATCGCACATAGGCTATTATAACGCCACATTTTCAGATAAACAAGCCCTTTTTCAAAATACCTTCTTCAAAATATTATTTTCCAATTTTATTATTTTTGAGAAAAAAGAGAAAAACCCCAAAACCAAGAATCAACCTTGTATACTGTACATGAATTCCAAATCATCTAACAATTACAAATGAATGTACGTAAAGGAGGATGCAAATGGACAAGGATGAACCACTCCTTGAAGTTAAAAATTTACATACACATTTCTTTACTAAATCTGGTGTTGTTAAAGCTGTTGATGGTGTCAATTTCACTGTCAACCCCGGCGAAACACTGGGAATTGTCGGTGAATCCGGATCAGGAAAAAGCATTACAGCACTATCTATTCTTGGCCTTATCCCCTCTCCGCCGGGAAAAATTGTCGATGGTGAAATCAACTTCAAGGGTGAAAATCTTTTTAACAAATCGGCTAAGGAAATGCGAAAAATCCGCGGAAAAGAAATCGCCATGGTCTTTCAGGATCCAATGACATCCTTAAATCCTGTCTTTACCGTCGAAAAACAGATGATTGAAACCATCCTGGCACATGAGAAAATGACCAAACGGCAAGCGAAAGGCCGTGCACTGGAACTGTTGGATCTTGTTGGCATACCAGATCCCAAAAAAAGGTTGCGGAATTATCCGCATGAATTCAGTGGCGGTATGCGGCAAAGAGTGATGATTGCGATGGCTTTGTCATGCAACCCCTCCCTATTAATTGCAGATGAACCAACAACTG is a genomic window containing:
- a CDS encoding FTR1 family iron permease: MKWNKTKWLISMIVFLVAISGIFINQSKVVAAGKLDALYIQIGDAMMNAKDMNWQAVDQNITSFSNLWKNTNKKNHATADDVTKQLEIITANLENKEKSAKKIRAHLSALSQSLNAFKNKTKPAGDKGQHKSIKQLLPYLDTIEKHVKSGEMTKAAKGYDEFVTAWTEKEVIVRNESITSYGAIETQMGFLRIALSQEPPDIKGAKEGITKLRTAIQDFLKGKRAAGTGDQKHSLTDAVQLLNDSAGAMADGKSEKSADYLKQLLVIWPSVEGKVRTSDPALYSEIENNVPKTISILKSENADLEKAEGIITDLEKRLQLITGDTEYTFVDALLILFREGMEAILIIAGLLAFLKKTNNERKKGWIWGGASAGLIASAMMAICINLFFSNVTAAASREYLEGIIGLTAVFMMLTVGVWLHKKTNINHWNQYIEQTMCKALAKGSLVSIAVLSFLSIFREGAETIIFYAGMAPSIKLSQLILGIGIALVILFILGFFIIRYSAKIPVRKFFLVATVLIYFLAFKMVGVSIHALQVANSLPIHYIQQIPFFEFIGLYPTVETIVPQMILLLAIAGTALYVRRSGNLKAANAISST
- a CDS encoding ABC transporter ATP-binding protein, which gives rise to MDKDEPLLEVKNLHTHFFTKSGVVKAVDGVNFTVNPGETLGIVGESGSGKSITALSILGLIPSPPGKIVDGEINFKGENLFNKSAKEMRKIRGKEIAMVFQDPMTSLNPVFTVEKQMIETILAHEKMTKRQAKGRALELLDLVGIPDPKKRLRNYPHEFSGGMRQRVMIAMALSCNPSLLIADEPTTALDVTIQAQILELFKRMQKELNMAVVMITHDLGVVAEVCDRVMVMYSGKPAEYAGTGHLFDYGKHPYTLGLMNSIPKITAEKTKLEAIEGHPPDLRALPKGCSFAPRCKHAMESCLSDDPELREVEDNHYVRCLLYEDSKKAVST